From one Desulforegulaceae bacterium genomic stretch:
- a CDS encoding VWA domain-containing protein, with amino-acid sequence MFQFESLLYLFLLLIIPLVYFLEKKGKPGFFLRSHPFKLKSKVSGIFHLNTFIKYLCLVFIIIALANPRTGDKKTFYDSKGVNIVIAVDVSGSMRARDMDKSMSLSRLDVLKEIVSDFVKKREGDRIGLVVFGTHAFTLLPLTRDYKSLDFFIDKIEIGMAGQNTAIGDAIAVSAKRLRDIESTNNIIILATDGDSNSGELPPKPAAVKAGEENIKIYTIGIGSTGYAPFPTKDFFGREVLRKAMVSMDEELLKEISKITGGAYFNAKNREDLEKIYGNIDKLEKSTVKVESFETNNDYYLYFLVSALFLFLLSLFLTHTRLIEIP; translated from the coding sequence ATGTTTCAATTTGAATCTCTTTTATATTTGTTTTTACTTTTAATTATTCCCCTTGTTTATTTTTTGGAAAAAAAAGGAAAGCCAGGCTTTTTTTTAAGAAGCCATCCATTTAAATTAAAAAGCAAGGTTTCAGGTATTTTCCATTTAAACACTTTTATAAAGTATCTTTGTCTTGTTTTTATTATTATTGCTCTTGCCAATCCCAGAACAGGAGATAAAAAAACTTTTTATGACTCAAAAGGAGTAAATATTGTTATTGCTGTAGATGTTTCAGGGAGTATGAGGGCAAGGGATATGGATAAATCAATGTCTTTATCAAGGCTTGATGTTTTAAAGGAAATTGTTTCAGACTTTGTTAAAAAAAGAGAAGGGGACAGAATTGGTCTTGTTGTTTTTGGAACCCATGCATTTACTCTTTTACCCCTTACAAGAGATTATAAATCATTAGATTTTTTTATAGATAAAATAGAAATTGGAATGGCAGGCCAAAACACAGCCATTGGAGATGCAATAGCTGTTTCTGCAAAAAGACTTAGAGATATTGAAAGCACAAACAATATAATTATTCTTGCAACCGACGGAGATAGCAACAGCGGAGAACTTCCACCCAAACCAGCTGCTGTAAAGGCAGGCGAGGAAAACATTAAGATATATACAATAGGTATAGGATCCACTGGCTATGCTCCTTTTCCAACCAAGGATTTTTTTGGAAGGGAAGTTTTAAGAAAAGCAATGGTTTCCATGGACGAAGAGCTTTTAAAAGAAATTTCTAAAATCACCGGTGGAGCTTATTTTAATGCAAAAAACCGTGAAGACCTTGAAAAAATTTATGGAAACATTGATAAGTTGGAAAAATCAACTGTAAAGGTGGAAAGTTTTGAAACAAACAATGATTATTATCTTTATTTTTTAGTTTCAGCTCTTTTTTTATTTTTATTAAGTCTTTTTTTAACCCATACAAGATTAATTGAAATACCATGA
- a CDS encoding AAA family ATPase: MDEINEKIAEVTEVIENIRKEIKKQLVGQEKLTNGLLTALITKQHILLEGVPGLAKTSSVNSLSKTVNLGFKRIQFTPDLLPADIVGTEIYLPKTGDFTVKKGPVFNNIILADEINRAPSKVQSALLEAMQEKQVTIGDKTYFLPKPFLVLATQNPIEQEGTYPLPEAQVDRFMLKLKVDYPSKEEEKLILEKMIFSKHEKINSVAQPDEIEKMSDLVFEIYMDDKLKDYIVDLVLASRNPQDYNLNIKEYIRFGASPRATMFLALAAKAKALLDKRSYVIPGDIKEASHDVLRHRILLSYEAEAEDTTPEEIIDEILNKISVP, from the coding sequence ATGGATGAAATAAATGAAAAAATAGCTGAAGTTACTGAAGTTATAGAAAATATAAGAAAAGAAATAAAAAAACAGCTTGTAGGTCAGGAAAAACTGACAAACGGGCTTTTAACAGCTTTAATAACAAAACAGCATATTCTTCTTGAGGGAGTGCCAGGCCTTGCAAAAACAAGTTCTGTAAATTCTCTTTCAAAGACTGTAAATCTTGGTTTTAAGCGAATTCAGTTTACCCCTGATTTATTGCCTGCTGATATTGTTGGAACAGAAATTTATTTACCTAAAACAGGTGATTTTACAGTTAAAAAAGGCCCTGTTTTTAACAATATAATCCTTGCTGATGAAATAAATCGGGCTCCTTCCAAGGTTCAGTCCGCACTTTTAGAGGCAATGCAGGAAAAACAGGTTACCATAGGAGATAAAACCTATTTTCTTCCCAAGCCATTTTTAGTTCTTGCCACCCAAAATCCCATTGAACAGGAAGGAACTTATCCTTTACCTGAAGCTCAGGTTGACAGGTTCATGTTGAAATTAAAAGTTGATTATCCAAGTAAAGAGGAAGAAAAACTTATTTTAGAGAAAATGATTTTTTCAAAACATGAAAAAATAAATTCTGTTGCCCAGCCCGATGAAATTGAAAAAATGTCAGATTTGGTGTTTGAAATATACATGGATGATAAGCTTAAAGACTATATTGTGGATCTTGTTTTGGCTTCAAGAAATCCCCAGGACTATAATCTTAATATTAAAGAATATATAAGATTTGGAGCGTCACCCAGGGCTACTATGTTTCTTGCTCTTGCAGCAAAGGCAAAGGCTTTACTTGATAAAAGATCCTATGTGATTCCAGGGGATATAAAAGAGGCCTCCCATGATGTATTAAGGCATAGAATCCTTTTATCCTATGAAGCAGAAGCTGAAGATACCACTCCTGAAGAAATAATTGATGAAATTTTAAATAAAATAAGTGTTCCTTAG
- the trpB gene encoding tryptophan synthase subunit beta, translating to MNKKILNYEMPDKSGFFGDYGGCFLPPDLQKLMNEINDEYIELIKDKSFQDELSLLYKTFVGRPSPVYFAKTLSKKLGGADIYLKREDLNHTGAHKINHCLGEALLAKKMGKKKLIAETGAGQHGVAIATAAVVVGLECDVYMGVVDIRKEYPNVVRMKILGANVIPVKRGTQTLKDAVDAAFEAYIKDPVTQFYAIGSVLGPHPFPTMVRDFQQIVGYEAREQVMEVTGKLPDAIVACVGGGSNAIGLFTAFLEDENVSIYGVEPAGIGLEPGNHAATLTLGTPGVLHGFKSYLLQDTKGNPLRVYSVASGLDYPGVGPQHSLLKDIKRVNYVTITDKEAIDALFELSRTEGIIPAIESSHAVAYAAKLALKFGKGKSILVNLSGRGDKDIDFVVETYGQNYGIKKDQD from the coding sequence ATGAATAAAAAAATTTTAAACTATGAAATGCCCGATAAATCAGGTTTTTTTGGAGACTACGGAGGATGTTTTCTTCCTCCGGATCTTCAAAAATTAATGAATGAAATAAATGATGAGTATATTGAACTGATTAAAGACAAGTCTTTTCAAGACGAACTTTCTCTTCTTTATAAAACTTTTGTGGGAAGACCAAGTCCAGTTTATTTTGCAAAAACTCTTTCCAAAAAACTGGGTGGAGCAGATATTTATCTAAAAAGGGAAGACCTTAATCATACAGGAGCACATAAAATAAACCATTGCCTTGGTGAGGCTCTTTTAGCCAAAAAAATGGGCAAAAAAAAGTTGATTGCAGAAACAGGAGCAGGGCAGCATGGAGTTGCTATAGCAACGGCTGCTGTTGTGGTTGGTCTTGAATGCGATGTTTATATGGGTGTTGTTGATATAAGAAAAGAATACCCCAATGTTGTAAGAATGAAGATTTTAGGTGCAAATGTAATTCCTGTAAAAAGAGGAACTCAAACACTTAAAGACGCTGTAGATGCAGCTTTTGAAGCATATATCAAAGATCCTGTTACACAATTTTATGCAATAGGCTCTGTACTTGGGCCCCATCCTTTTCCAACAATGGTGAGGGATTTTCAGCAGATAGTTGGATATGAAGCAAGAGAGCAGGTTATGGAAGTTACCGGCAAACTTCCCGACGCCATTGTAGCCTGTGTTGGGGGAGGCTCAAATGCAATTGGGCTTTTTACAGCTTTTCTTGAAGATGAAAATGTTTCAATTTATGGAGTTGAACCTGCTGGAATAGGACTTGAACCGGGAAATCATGCTGCGACTTTGACACTTGGAACCCCAGGAGTTCTTCATGGATTTAAATCCTATCTTCTTCAGGATACAAAAGGAAATCCCCTTAGAGTTTATTCTGTTGCCAGCGGGCTTGATTATCCAGGGGTTGGACCCCAGCATTCTCTTTTAAAAGATATTAAAAGGGTTAATTATGTAACAATAACTGATAAAGAAGCAATTGATGCTCTTTTTGAGCTTTCAAGAACTGAAGGAATAATTCCTGCAATTGAAAGCAGTCATGCTGTTGCCTATGCAGCAAAGCTTGCTTTAAAGTTTGGTAAAGGAAAGTCTATTCTTGTTAATCTTTCCGGAAGAGGGGACAAGGATATTGATTTTGTAGTTGAGACTTACGGACAAAATTATGGAATTAAAAAAGATCAGGATTAA
- a CDS encoding VWA domain-containing protein, with translation MKFLYSEYIWLFVFLPLVFLLFIFSRLKRKKIINNFLSYQALKKVSLNNLETTRFLSDFFSITAVFFLIISILGPITGYKKTQIPQKGVEIVFALDVSKSMLCEDIKPSRIKRAKLEISNLVKNLKGDRAGLVVFAGDGFVLSPLTLDYRGFDLFLDNVSPYTFPIGGTNIYKALEKSFELFDEKTADSKVVILISDGEENTGKSISSLKKREDIVVFTIGIASEQGGPVPIENLGFLKDDQGKILISKKNDFLLRDVAQRFNGSYFDAESGFDLKNIYEKQIREKMKLKEFDQRENIEDLSSYRFFGGLAFIFATLSLIFRKKFNLKFLFLFFIFILPFEVNSQSLKEKGVKFYNEENYEKAREIWIKDQINNPGDLKLYYNIGNSGYKNKDYDSAQKNYEKVYQSKEADDNLRYNSLFNLGNTHLLKENYDKAMEIYEKYLEKFPDDEDAQKNLMLAQILKNKKKEEQNQKDSKDNKSSEKQESSEDKNQSNKENQKENSSDNKENQSFDQNNETNKESESNNSKENKKDELAESKKESQETEQTNIEKDFQDEFLSSQEEKVEPGENYNYEYDLFNKVKDKPMGLIPYYKKKEVEKDW, from the coding sequence ATGAAGTTTTTATATTCTGAATATATTTGGCTATTTGTTTTTCTTCCTCTTGTGTTTCTTCTTTTTATCTTTTCAAGATTAAAAAGAAAAAAAATTATTAATAATTTTTTAAGTTACCAGGCATTAAAAAAAGTAAGCTTAAACAACCTTGAAACAACCAGATTTTTATCTGATTTTTTTTCAATTACAGCTGTTTTCTTTTTAATTATTTCAATTCTTGGTCCTATAACTGGTTATAAAAAAACCCAAATTCCCCAAAAAGGAGTTGAGATTGTATTTGCCCTTGATGTTTCAAAAAGTATGCTTTGTGAAGATATTAAACCCTCAAGAATAAAAAGAGCAAAACTTGAAATTTCAAATTTAGTAAAAAATTTAAAAGGTGACAGGGCAGGTCTTGTTGTATTTGCTGGAGACGGGTTTGTTCTTTCACCGCTTACTCTTGATTATAGAGGGTTTGATCTTTTTCTTGATAATGTTTCTCCTTATACTTTTCCTATTGGAGGAACAAATATTTATAAAGCTTTGGAAAAATCTTTTGAGCTTTTTGATGAAAAAACTGCTGACTCAAAAGTGGTTATTCTTATTTCAGATGGAGAGGAAAACACAGGTAAGTCAATATCTTCACTTAAAAAAAGAGAAGATATTGTTGTTTTTACAATTGGGATAGCTTCAGAACAAGGAGGCCCTGTTCCAATTGAAAATCTGGGTTTTTTAAAAGATGACCAAGGTAAAATTCTTATTTCTAAAAAAAATGATTTTCTTTTAAGGGATGTTGCTCAAAGATTTAATGGAAGTTATTTTGATGCTGAATCAGGATTTGATTTGAAAAACATTTATGAAAAACAAATCAGGGAAAAAATGAAGCTTAAAGAATTTGATCAAAGAGAAAATATAGAAGATTTAAGTTCTTACAGATTTTTTGGAGGTTTGGCTTTTATATTTGCGACTTTATCTTTAATTTTCAGGAAAAAGTTTAATTTAAAGTTTTTATTTTTATTTTTTATTTTTATTCTTCCTTTTGAAGTTAATTCTCAAAGTTTAAAGGAAAAAGGAGTTAAGTTTTACAATGAAGAAAATTATGAAAAAGCAAGGGAAATTTGGATAAAAGATCAAATTAATAACCCTGGGGATCTAAAGCTTTATTATAATATTGGAAATTCAGGATATAAAAATAAAGATTATGATAGTGCACAAAAAAATTATGAAAAAGTTTATCAATCAAAAGAAGCTGATGATAATTTAAGGTATAATTCTCTTTTTAACCTTGGGAATACCCATCTTTTAAAAGAAAATTATGATAAGGCAATGGAAATTTATGAAAAATATCTGGAAAAATTTCCTGATGATGAAGATGCACAAAAGAATTTAATGCTTGCTCAAATCCTTAAAAACAAAAAGAAAGAGGAGCAAAATCAAAAAGATTCTAAAGATAATAAAAGTTCTGAAAAGCAGGAAAGTTCAGAGGATAAAAATCAATCCAACAAGGAAAATCAAAAGGAAAATAGTTCTGATAATAAAGAAAACCAATCTTTTGATCAAAACAATGAAACAAACAAAGAATCTGAATCAAACAATTCAAAAGAAAATAAAAAAGATGAATTGGCTGAATCTAAAAAAGAAAGCCAGGAAACTGAGCAGACCAATATAGAAAAAGATTTTCAAGATGAGTTTTTAAGCTCCCAGGAAGAAAAAGTTGAACCCGGGGAAAACTACAATTATGAATATGATCTTTTTAACAAGGTAAAAGATAAGCCAATGGGACTTATTCCCTATTATAAAAAAAAAGAGGTTGAAAAGGACTGGTAA
- a CDS encoding DUF58 domain-containing protein produces the protein MIKKEELKKIKKLHLKTSLMVNASMSGQYKSVFRGSGMEFEEVREYKPGDDVRAIDWKVSARMNKPYIKIFREEREANIIIMIDMSSSGFFTTASMTKTEKAAEFAAVAAYAAIKNNDRAGLILFTDEVSVYLPPKKGVSHVWRLIREIYTFERKKGLKTDISKALEFFSKVSKAKTICFLVSDFISPSFESQLKRAKQNNEIIGVKIRDKKDFSFPDIGVVSFLDPETNKELSFDLSSLKSRKILEKKGLDFETSLEKIFKKSKSDLIYLDTDQSSADLLINYFKYRHLRIQKTHG, from the coding sequence ATGATTAAAAAAGAAGAATTAAAAAAAATAAAAAAACTTCATTTAAAAACCTCCCTTATGGTCAATGCTTCTATGAGCGGACAATACAAATCTGTATTCAGGGGTTCAGGAATGGAGTTTGAGGAAGTAAGAGAATATAAGCCAGGAGATGATGTTAGGGCAATTGACTGGAAGGTTTCTGCAAGAATGAACAAGCCTTATATAAAAATCTTCAGAGAAGAAAGAGAAGCTAATATAATCATAATGATTGATATGAGCTCTTCAGGGTTTTTTACTACAGCTTCAATGACCAAAACTGAAAAAGCAGCAGAGTTTGCAGCTGTTGCAGCATACGCAGCAATAAAAAATAACGACAGGGCAGGGCTTATTCTTTTTACAGATGAGGTTTCTGTTTATCTTCCTCCCAAAAAAGGGGTTTCCCATGTATGGAGACTTATAAGAGAAATTTATACTTTTGAAAGAAAAAAAGGCCTTAAAACAGATATTTCCAAAGCACTTGAGTTTTTTTCCAAGGTTTCAAAAGCTAAAACAATTTGTTTTCTTGTATCTGATTTTATTTCCCCTTCTTTTGAAAGTCAGCTTAAAAGGGCAAAACAAAACAATGAGATTATTGGAGTTAAAATAAGAGATAAAAAAGATTTTTCTTTTCCAGATATCGGGGTTGTTTCTTTTTTGGATCCTGAAACTAATAAAGAATTAAGTTTTGATTTAAGTTCTTTAAAATCCAGGAAAATTTTAGAAAAAAAAGGATTAGACTTTGAAACCAGCCTTGAAAAAATATTTAAAAAATCAAAATCAGATCTTATTTATCTTGATACAGATCAGTCATCAGCAGATCTTTTGATAAATTACTTTAAATACAGGCATTTAAGGATTCAAAAAACCCATGGATAA
- the gap gene encoding type I glyceraldehyde-3-phosphate dehydrogenase — translation MVKIGINGFGRIGRLAFRAAIEKKEVEVTAINDLIEIDYLAYLLKYDTVHGRFKGTIEIEGNYLVVNGKKVRITNEKNPENLRWNEAGAEVIIESTGLFLTKEKAEAHIKAGAKKVVMSAPSKDDTPMFVMGVNQEKYNGETIVSNASCTTNCLAPLAKVINDNFTIVEGLMTTVHSATATQKTVDGPSPKKWRSGRSAIQNIIPATTGAAKAVGKVIPELNGKLTGMAFRVPTANVSVIDLTCRIEKSASYDEIKKAVKKAAENELKGIILYTEDQVVSSDFTGESCTSIFDAEAGIALNNNFIKLIAWYDNEWGYANKVVDMAKHISK, via the coding sequence ATGGTTAAAATAGGAATAAATGGTTTTGGAAGAATTGGAAGGCTTGCATTCAGGGCAGCCATTGAAAAAAAAGAGGTTGAAGTTACAGCTATAAACGACCTTATAGAAATTGACTATCTTGCCTATCTTTTAAAATATGACACAGTTCATGGAAGGTTTAAGGGAACCATTGAAATTGAAGGGAATTATCTTGTTGTAAATGGTAAAAAAGTCAGAATCACCAACGAGAAAAACCCTGAAAACCTTAGATGGAATGAAGCTGGAGCAGAAGTAATTATTGAATCAACAGGACTTTTTCTTACCAAAGAAAAAGCTGAGGCACACATAAAAGCAGGGGCAAAAAAGGTGGTAATGTCTGCTCCTTCAAAAGATGATACTCCAATGTTTGTCATGGGAGTAAACCAGGAAAAATACAATGGTGAAACTATAGTTTCCAATGCTTCATGCACAACAAACTGCCTTGCTCCCCTTGCCAAAGTAATTAATGATAATTTTACAATTGTTGAAGGCTTAATGACCACAGTTCATTCTGCAACAGCAACACAAAAAACAGTTGACGGCCCTTCCCCTAAAAAATGGAGAAGCGGAAGATCTGCAATTCAAAATATTATCCCGGCAACTACAGGAGCTGCCAAAGCTGTTGGAAAGGTAATTCCCGAGCTTAACGGCAAACTTACAGGAATGGCTTTCAGAGTTCCCACAGCAAATGTTTCAGTTATTGACCTTACATGCAGAATTGAAAAATCTGCTTCCTATGATGAAATCAAAAAAGCGGTTAAAAAAGCAGCTGAAAATGAATTAAAAGGAATAATCCTTTACACTGAAGATCAGGTGGTATCTTCTGATTTTACTGGAGAATCCTGTACTTCTATTTTTGATGCTGAAGCAGGTATCGCCTTAAACAATAACTTTATAAAGCTTATTGCCTGGTATGATAATGAATGGGGCTATGCAAACAAGGTTGTTGACATGGCAAAACATATTTCTAAATAA
- a CDS encoding BatD family protein produces the protein MKKLWFVYTIFFIFLLINTSFGANAQIRADRSEVKINETFNLIVSVENAKGNVSLPKIDGIKVLSSSTNSSVRIINGKREDKTIYSFVVLPVKEGKVFIPSIEIKTNKGIIKTNSLEINVSKNETGIIGKDSFFAKAFISNSSPYVSEAIEFKIIVYSDETVLKIGFEEPDFNNFKAQRHEDKTYSKISGGKTYTVSEILYTLYPLNLSKGTIEPVRIEAQIGERRGRQNSPFFNDPFFSDPGFSSFQTSRKFISTNPIFYEIKNLPKNNLNSFFTNITGKITASSKIDKNSLNLDDFINYKITIKGEGNLSEIKLPEIESNENFKVYPDNPKFELKKFLKGEKGEVVFNYAVVPSKPGEFEIPQLKFCYFDPEAENWVELELEKKSFSVIGEKNEAFEIDESKSLEKKEEKKIRKPVLKNDIIYLKEDQGSFFSSVPDYFLFLKLYFSFGFVFFMFFVVKKINPGSFVKKSKKFYLKELKKLQRKKSENKNLYKLRVVLNSFFVKTYGEPMEIFCSKTDDTELKEYLSELEFAEFSGENTKFDLEDLVLKGKKIIKRF, from the coding sequence ATGAAAAAACTTTGGTTTGTTTATACAATTTTTTTTATATTTTTATTAATAAACACATCTTTTGGAGCCAATGCTCAAATAAGGGCAGATAGATCAGAAGTAAAAATAAATGAAACTTTTAATCTTATTGTAAGTGTAGAAAATGCAAAGGGAAATGTTAGTCTTCCAAAAATAGATGGAATTAAAGTTCTTTCATCGTCAACAAACTCAAGTGTAAGAATAATAAACGGAAAGCGTGAAGATAAAACAATTTATTCCTTTGTTGTTCTTCCTGTAAAAGAAGGTAAAGTTTTTATTCCTTCCATTGAAATTAAAACAAATAAAGGAATCATAAAAACAAACAGCCTTGAAATAAATGTTTCAAAAAATGAGACTGGAATTATTGGGAAAGACAGTTTTTTTGCCAAAGCTTTTATTTCAAACAGCTCTCCATATGTGAGTGAAGCCATAGAGTTTAAAATTATAGTTTATTCAGATGAAACTGTGTTGAAAATAGGTTTTGAAGAGCCTGATTTTAATAATTTTAAAGCCCAAAGACATGAGGATAAAACATATTCAAAGATTTCAGGAGGCAAAACATATACAGTCTCTGAAATTTTATACACTCTTTATCCTTTAAATTTATCCAAAGGAACTATTGAGCCTGTAAGAATTGAAGCTCAAATAGGGGAAAGAAGAGGCAGACAGAACAGCCCTTTTTTCAATGATCCTTTTTTTAGTGATCCTGGATTTTCATCTTTTCAGACTTCAAGAAAATTTATTTCAACCAATCCCATTTTCTATGAAATTAAAAATCTTCCTAAAAATAATTTAAATTCTTTTTTTACAAATATAACAGGCAAGATTACTGCCAGTTCAAAGATTGATAAAAACTCTTTAAATTTAGATGATTTTATCAATTATAAAATTACAATCAAAGGAGAGGGAAATCTTTCAGAAATTAAACTTCCTGAGATTGAAAGTAATGAAAATTTCAAGGTTTATCCGGATAATCCAAAGTTTGAGTTAAAAAAATTTTTAAAAGGAGAAAAAGGAGAAGTTGTTTTTAATTATGCTGTTGTTCCTTCAAAGCCAGGTGAATTTGAAATCCCTCAATTAAAATTTTGCTATTTTGATCCTGAAGCGGAAAACTGGGTTGAACTTGAACTTGAGAAAAAAAGCTTTTCTGTTATAGGAGAAAAAAATGAAGCTTTTGAGATTGACGAAAGTAAAAGCCTTGAAAAAAAAGAAGAAAAAAAGATAAGAAAACCAGTTTTAAAAAATGATATTATTTATTTAAAGGAAGACCAGGGGAGTTTTTTTTCTTCAGTTCCAGACTATTTCTTGTTTTTAAAGCTTTATTTTTCCTTTGGTTTTGTTTTTTTTATGTTTTTTGTTGTTAAAAAAATAAATCCAGGTAGTTTTGTAAAAAAAAGTAAAAAGTTTTATTTAAAAGAACTTAAAAAACTTCAAAGGAAAAAATCTGAAAATAAAAATCTTTATAAACTAAGAGTTGTTTTAAATTCTTTTTTTGTAAAAACCTATGGCGAACCTATGGAAATCTTTTGTTCAAAAACAGATGACACCGAGCTTAAAGAATATTTATCTGAGCTTGAATTTGCAGAGTTTTCCGGAGAAAATACAAAGTTTGATTTGGAGGATTTGGTTTTAAAAGGAAAAAAAATTATAAAAAGGTTTTAA
- a CDS encoding glycosyltransferase N-terminal domain-containing protein — translation MKITYSQYKFFSSFIGEILILISQFLNFFYKNKYSSFIFKRSHKNIVSSKSSKKKIWFYASSVGEVGVCEIVIKEMLNLKKNLSFHISIMTDSGYEIASSNFASIADISYSPLDSYFNVKKTFEIIKPDLLCIIETELWPNLIYQANKNKIPIIVTNARISNSSLKNYSKTKDFSKYIINLVDKFYASSFQDEKNLIKLSCKKEKIIVTGNAKYDFKIDKSQYEKTKTTYKNFFGFKKTDLIFVCGSTREGEEEILIPVFKKLKNEFKNLKLVLVPRHLTRLDEVKNVFLKNNLSFGLRTENTDKPYESIIIDTMGELKKIYSIADLVFVGGSLLNFGGQNILEPAALEKPVIFGKHMDDFKEISKILLNEKGGFEVSESNINEVIKKLLENNELRKISGQNAFQVVKKNRGAGLKQAKGILGYLS, via the coding sequence ATGAAAATCACCTATTCTCAATACAAATTCTTTTCATCTTTTATTGGTGAAATCTTAATTTTGATTTCCCAATTTTTAAATTTTTTTTACAAAAACAAATACTCATCATTTATTTTCAAAAGAAGCCATAAAAATATAGTTTCATCCAAATCATCCAAAAAAAAAATATGGTTTTATGCTTCTTCTGTTGGAGAGGTCGGAGTTTGTGAAATTGTTATTAAAGAAATGCTTAATTTAAAAAAAAACTTAAGCTTTCATATTTCAATAATGACAGACTCAGGGTATGAAATTGCATCTTCAAATTTTGCTTCAATTGCAGACATTTCTTATTCTCCATTAGATTCCTACTTTAATGTAAAAAAAACCTTTGAAATTATAAAACCCGACCTTTTATGTATAATTGAAACTGAACTTTGGCCAAATCTTATTTATCAGGCAAACAAAAATAAAATTCCTATAATTGTTACAAATGCCAGAATATCAAATTCTTCCTTAAAAAATTATTCTAAGACAAAAGATTTTTCAAAATATATAATTAATCTTGTTGATAAATTTTATGCCAGTTCATTTCAGGATGAAAAAAACCTGATTAAGCTTTCATGCAAAAAAGAAAAAATTATAGTAACAGGAAATGCAAAATATGACTTCAAAATTGACAAATCCCAGTATGAAAAAACAAAAACAACCTATAAAAACTTTTTTGGCTTCAAAAAAACTGACCTTATATTTGTTTGCGGAAGTACAAGGGAAGGTGAAGAGGAAATTTTAATCCCTGTTTTTAAAAAATTAAAAAATGAATTTAAAAATCTTAAGCTTGTTCTAGTTCCAAGACATCTTACAAGGCTTGATGAAGTTAAAAATGTTTTTTTAAAAAACAATTTAAGCTTTGGGTTAAGAACAGAAAACACTGATAAACCATACGAATCAATTATCATTGATACAATGGGAGAACTTAAAAAAATATATTCGATTGCTGACCTGGTTTTTGTAGGGGGAAGCCTTTTAAATTTTGGAGGACAAAACATTCTTGAACCAGCAGCTCTTGAAAAACCGGTAATCTTTGGCAAGCATATGGACGATTTTAAAGAAATCTCAAAAATTCTTTTAAATGAAAAAGGAGGGTTTGAAGTTTCAGAATCAAACATAAATGAGGTGATAAAAAAACTTTTAGAAAATAATGAATTAAGAAAAATATCAGGCCAAAACGCTTTTCAAGTAGTGAAAAAAAACAGAGGAGCTGGATTAAAACAGGCAAAAGGAATCCTTGGATATCTGTCCTGA
- a CDS encoding Trp family transcriptional regulator: MSKRTIDEKAFEELAEVFCQINDKNEMKVFIEEILTGKECFDLVMRWKLLKAIYKGQTQRKIAQNYKISLCRITRGSKILKKKDSVVKNILDNFNFED; the protein is encoded by the coding sequence ATGAGTAAAAGAACAATAGATGAAAAAGCGTTTGAAGAACTTGCTGAAGTTTTTTGTCAAATAAATGACAAAAATGAAATGAAGGTTTTTATTGAAGAAATATTAACCGGAAAAGAATGTTTTGATCTTGTGATGAGGTGGAAACTTCTTAAGGCTATTTATAAAGGACAAACTCAAAGAAAGATTGCACAAAACTATAAAATTTCATTGTGCAGGATTACCAGAGGTTCAAAAATTTTGAAAAAAAAAGACTCGGTTGTGAAAAATATTTTGGATAATTTTAATTTTGAGGATTAA